Proteins encoded together in one bacterium window:
- a CDS encoding PspC domain-containing protein yields the protein MNSEPKRLFRARKGRVWLGLMAGLGKYFGIDPVILRFGAVLLLFLSAAGLAVPVLYIVFSLLVPYEPKD from the coding sequence ATGAATTCCGAACCGAAGCGGCTTTTCAGAGCGAGGAAAGGCAGGGTGTGGCTCGGCCTGATGGCGGGGCTGGGCAAGTACTTCGGCATCGATCCGGTGATCCTGCGCTTCGGCGCGGTGCTTCTCTTGTTTTTGTCCGCGGCCGGTCTTGCAGTTCCTGTTTTGTACATCGTTTTTTCGCTGCTCGTGCCGTACGAGCCGAAGGATTGA
- a CDS encoding class I SAM-dependent methyltransferase, with amino-acid sequence MEATEKIKQLDAIATQSDPSQGLDGLLMVYIFNTIVEHLRGREILEMGCRGGRMTGLLASVCEHLDVVDGSRVYLERAKENVWANNVDYHWSLFEEFNSNRHYTDIVMVGGLDHVDGPVAFLRRYADMLAPGGAMHIIELNALSMHRRLGVKMNILKSHGELTDRDRWLGHLRVYGPSTLRRDIEAAGFVVTYFTGIFLKPLATGQLTGLGQPVLDALFELGKDIPEWCNYIYYRAEKLMYDPGH; translated from the coding sequence ATGGAAGCAACCGAAAAAATCAAGCAGCTTGACGCCATCGCGACCCAGTCCGATCCCTCCCAGGGGCTGGACGGGTTGCTGATGGTTTACATTTTCAACACGATCGTCGAGCACCTGCGCGGGCGCGAAATCCTCGAAATGGGATGCCGAGGCGGGAGGATGACCGGGCTTCTTGCCTCCGTATGCGAGCATTTGGACGTAGTGGACGGCAGCCGCGTTTACCTTGAGCGGGCCAAGGAAAACGTTTGGGCGAACAATGTGGATTACCACTGGTCGCTTTTCGAGGAATTCAACAGCAACCGGCATTACACGGACATCGTTATGGTCGGCGGACTGGATCACGTGGACGGCCCGGTAGCGTTTTTGCGCCGGTACGCCGATATGCTGGCGCCGGGCGGCGCGATGCACATAATAGAGCTCAACGCGCTTTCGATGCACCGCAGGCTGGGCGTCAAGATGAACATACTGAAGTCACACGGAGAGCTGACCGACCGCGACCGGTGGCTTGGGCATCTGCGCGTGTATGGTCCGTCCACGCTGCGCAGAGACATCGAGGCGGCAGGATTCGTAGTAACCTATTTCACGGGGATATTTTTGAAGCCGCTTGCCACCGGGCAGCTAACGGGACTCGGGCAGCCCGTTCTCGATGCGCTGTTCGAACTGGGCAAGGACATCCCCGAATGGTGCAACTACATTTATTACAGAGCCGAAAAGCTGATGTACGATCCCGGACACTGA
- a CDS encoding tetratricopeptide repeat protein, producing MRRAFIRALQAFSSIVLLFIAASCPGKKGGSGEDGGIARKNAFDGGTAAYAILTGKLSGSGVVTLDGKTQKFEPIAKGKLEGAAVEYFADAPTDARTVAVGGDFAGTAGVVEYPAQGNAGRIRIFLDSGGESIPVALSVVLGEKLADKAEISRMENVTLHYRSMALVARAQAALDAGDWDAAVSHARKALEASPDNAAANTALARALIAQGNVKDAFALVAHNAPTGRLTAYGYEIWMDSIEKSSGGAAALKEMHALLSKGVFDASLELEIRGGVYHRRLAASGSLQDVRANLQRYAALASEEEIPDSSLPIARERADEMLKRIGDALSGKPAQLYENRFEDAPEAGFDKSSGVWKVTKAKGESFYTANPNEKGICEIVPAGDFGFTSDMRISLRIRLRENGSTVEVSPRWSEGEAYRVVLTSSKVWIYRARPARQDKLSAALLGEGKLDVKPVGEWVTLAVTARKGLVEATVNGKTAAIGKDKKPLKGAGIAIMASGGIADIDDLVVTSL from the coding sequence ATGCGAAGGGCTTTTATCCGCGCGCTTCAGGCCTTTTCTTCAATCGTTTTGCTTTTTATTGCCGCTTCATGTCCGGGGAAAAAGGGCGGAAGCGGCGAGGACGGCGGAATCGCGCGTAAAAATGCATTTGACGGCGGCACCGCGGCATACGCGATTCTTACGGGCAAGCTTTCGGGCAGCGGCGTTGTAACGCTCGACGGTAAAACGCAAAAATTCGAGCCGATAGCCAAGGGAAAGCTTGAAGGCGCGGCTGTCGAGTATTTTGCGGATGCGCCGACGGATGCGCGAACCGTCGCGGTGGGTGGCGACTTTGCAGGCACCGCGGGCGTCGTCGAGTATCCCGCGCAAGGAAACGCCGGCAGAATACGGATTTTTCTCGATTCCGGAGGTGAATCTATTCCGGTCGCTTTGTCCGTCGTTCTGGGCGAAAAGCTGGCCGACAAGGCCGAAATTTCGCGGATGGAAAACGTAACCTTGCACTACCGGTCGATGGCGCTCGTCGCGCGTGCCCAAGCCGCGCTTGACGCGGGGGATTGGGATGCGGCGGTATCGCACGCGCGCAAGGCTCTCGAAGCCTCGCCGGACAACGCGGCGGCGAATACGGCGCTTGCGCGCGCCCTGATCGCCCAGGGAAACGTAAAGGATGCCTTCGCGCTGGTTGCGCACAACGCGCCGACGGGCCGGCTTACTGCATACGGATACGAAATCTGGATGGATTCGATTGAAAAATCGTCCGGGGGGGCAGCGGCGCTCAAGGAAATGCATGCGCTGCTTTCGAAAGGAGTTTTCGATGCTTCGCTGGAGCTGGAGATTAGGGGCGGCGTCTATCACCGGCGTCTGGCCGCGTCAGGCTCGTTGCAGGACGTGCGTGCGAACTTGCAGCGGTACGCGGCGCTGGCGTCGGAGGAGGAGATTCCGGATTCGAGCCTGCCCATAGCACGCGAACGGGCGGACGAGATGCTGAAAAGAATCGGCGATGCGTTGTCCGGGAAGCCCGCGCAGCTTTACGAAAATCGTTTTGAAGATGCGCCAGAAGCGGGATTCGACAAATCATCCGGCGTGTGGAAGGTGACCAAGGCAAAAGGCGAAAGTTTTTATACGGCAAATCCGAACGAAAAAGGGATTTGCGAAATTGTGCCCGCGGGGGATTTCGGGTTTACCTCCGATATGCGGATTTCGCTTCGAATCAGGCTTCGGGAAAACGGCTCGACCGTGGAAGTTTCCCCCCGCTGGTCGGAAGGCGAAGCCTACCGCGTTGTGCTTACGTCCAGCAAAGTTTGGATTTATCGCGCTCGGCCCGCGCGCCAAGACAAACTGTCCGCGGCGCTGCTTGGGGAAGGCAAGCTGGACGTAAAACCGGTAGGCGAATGGGTAACGCTCGCGGTGACCGCGCGCAAAGGGCTGGTGGAGGCCACCGTAAACGGCAAAACCGCCGCGATCGGCAAGGACAAAAAGCCTTTAAAAGGGGCGGGAATAGCGATAATGGCTTCCGGCGGGATCGCGGATATAGACGATCTTGTCGTCACTTCGCTCTAA